A part of Mesoplodon densirostris isolate mMesDen1 chromosome 10, mMesDen1 primary haplotype, whole genome shotgun sequence genomic DNA contains:
- the TKT gene encoding transketolase, producing the protein MEAYHKPDQQKLQALKDTANRLRISSIQATTAAGSGHPTSCCSAAEIMAVLFFHTMRYKAMDPQNPHNDRFVLSKGHAAPILYAVWAEAGFLPEAELLNLRKISSDLDGHPVPKQAFTDVATGSLGQGLGAACGMAYTGKYFDKASYRVYCMLGDGELSEGSVWEAMAFAAVYKLDNLIAILDINRLGQSDPTPLQHQMDVYQKRCEAFGWHAVIVDGHSVEELCKAFGQVKNQPTAIIAKTFKGRGITGVEDKESWHGKPLPKNMADQIIQEIYSQIQSKKKILAKPPQEDTPSVDITNIRMPTPPSYKVGDKIATRKAYGQALAKLGHASDRIIALDGDTKNSTFSELFKKEHPDRFIECYIAEQNMVSVAVGCATRDRTVPFCSTFAAFFTRAFDQIRMAAISESNINLCGSHCGVSIGEDGPSQMALEDLAMFRSLPMSTVFYPSDGVSTEKAVELAANRKGICFIRTSRPENAIIYNNNEDFQIGQAKVVLKSRDDQVTVIGAGVTLHEALAAADLLKKEKINIRVLDPFTIKPLDKKLILDSARATKGRIVTVEDHYCEGGIGEAVASAVVGEPGVTVTRLAVSQVPRSGKPTELLKMFGIDKDAIAQAVRGLVTKA; encoded by the exons ATGGAGGCCTACCATAAGCCAgaccagcagaagctgcaggcccTGAAGGACACGGCCAACCGCCTGCGCATCAGTTCCATCCAGGCCACCACGGCGGCCGGCTCGGG CCACCCCACGTCATGCTGCAGCGCCGCCGAGATCATGGCTGTCCTCTTCTTCCACACCATGCGCTACAAGGCCATGGATCCCCAGAACCCTCACAACGACCGCTTTGTGCTCTCCAAG GGCCATGCAGCACCCATCCTGTATGCCGTCTGGGCTGAAGCCGGCTTCCTGCCTGAGGCAGAACTGCTGAACCTGAGGAAGATCAGCTCTGACTTGGACGGGCACCCTGTCCCG AAACAAGCTTTCACCGATGTGGCCACGGGCTCCCTGGGCCAAGGCCTTGGGGCCGCTTGCGGGATGGCCTACACCGGCAAATACTTCGACAAAGCCAG cTACCGTGTCTACTGCATGCTGGGAGACGGCGAGCTGTCAGAGGGCTCCGTGTGGGAGGCCATGGCCTTTGCAGCCGTCTACAAGCTGGACAACCTCATCGCCATTCTTGACATCAACCGCCTGGGCCAGAGTGACCCCACCCCGCTGCAGCATCAGATGGACGTCTACCAGAAGCGCTGCGAGGCCTTCGG CTGGCACGCCGTCATCGTAGATGGACACAGCGTGGAGGAGCTGTGTAAGGCCTTCGGGCAGGTCAAGAACCAGCCAACGGCCATCATTGCCAAGACCTTCAAGGGTCGAGGCATCACAG GGGTAGAAGATAAGGAGTCTTGGCATGGGAAGCCCCTCCCCAAAAACATGGCTGATCAGATCATCCAGGAAATCTACAGCCAGATCCAGAGCAAAAAGAAGATCCTGGCGAAACCCCCGCAAGAGGACACCCCCTCAGTGGACATCACCAACATCCGAATGCCCACCCCACCCAGCTACAAAGTTGGGGACAAG ATAGCCACCCGCAAGGCCTATGGGcaggccctggccaagctgggcCACGCCAGCGACCGCATCATCGCCCTGGACGGGGACACCAAGAATTCTACCTTCTCAGAACTCTTCAAAAAGGAGCACCCAGACCGCTTCATCGAGTGCTACATTGCTGAGCAGAACATG GTGAGCGTCGCCGTGGGCTGTGCCACACGTGACAGGACGGTGCCCTTCTGCAGCACCTTTGCAGCCTTCTTTACGCGGGCCTTTGACCAGATTCGCATGGCAGCCATCTCCGAGAGCAACATCAACCTCTGCGGCTCCCACTGCGGCGTGTCCATTG GGGAAGATGGGCCCTCCCAGATGGCCCTGGAAGATCTGGCTATGTTTCGGTCTCTCCCCATGTCAACCGTCTTTTACCCAAGCGATGGGGTGTCTACGGAGAAGGCAGTGGAATTAGCAGCCAATAGAAAG GGCATCTGCTTCATCCGGACCAGCCGCCCAGAAAACGCCATCATCTACAACAACAATGAGGATTTCCAAATCGGACAGGCCAAG GTGGTCCTGAAGAGCAGGGACGACCAGGTGACTGTGATCGGGGCGGGGGTGACCCTGCATGAGGCCTTGGCTGCTGCTGACCTGCTAAAGAAAG AGAAGATCAACATTCGCGTGTTGGACCCTTTCACCATCAAGCCCCTGGACAAGAAGCTCATTCTCGACAGCGCCCGTGCTACCAAGGGCAGGATCGTCACCGTGGAGGACCATTACTGTGAAG GTGGCATAGGTGAGGCAGTGGCCTCTGCAGTAGTGGGCGAGCCTGGCGTCACTGTCACTCGCCTGGCTGTCAGCCAGGTGCCAAGAAGCGGGAAACCAACAGAGCTGCTCAAGATGTTCGGCATTGACAAGGACGCCATCGCGCAAGCCGTGCGGGGCCTGGTCACCAAGGCCTAG